In Bythopirellula goksoeyrii, a single window of DNA contains:
- a CDS encoding VWA domain-containing protein, with product MRKYPFIATCLSILTSSVIGSTCLTATAADSSRMITYEHEGQTAYAVSLMADMPEKEVSQSAVVILFDTSASQQGEYREAALAALDTLLSGLRSTDQVELMGVDLEVNQLTKNFVAPKSAEMQAAVDLLRKQVPLGSTDMATALSSAVEQLKTTDGVQRSIVYIGDGISTANLLDTPTLTKTVDQLRSAQASVSSFAVGPRFDTQLLAVLANQSGGNITIQQSEGDNLRNAQLAGKDLVAAVNGKVMWPTAAQLPPTMGQSYPSAMPPLRSDRDTILVGTTSDKLPASLDFQVSTDKESFSWKATPEASSEDNAFLVEVVEIAKPDQGLSLPTVGSAGLREVARLIGARLDSFSKIAERAAATGDRKSASRIAEAVLRSDPGNVKARTVQNFVESDEFGEFPVEGEVVFPAEGEVIVSEDSGLPVEGEIVTYPGEYVDESGVPVSGDISLVQPSEDLLGPMSRDGEFLDQVEQERRVYAEMLSKEIQNTIINARSRMSSDPQRTIQDLKLALESVQRAVDLSPEKRAELVGKLQSALKEARHQAFLKDEIDREREESLAAARESRLLLDRLEQRIERQKQLMERFNALIDEHRYLEAKEVAQVVEEIDPNGVTPRVASLYASFKRHHYLQSVARAARWQGFFDTMYQNELSDIPFPDDPPIVYPDAEEWEALTARRKKWATADLSARSKAEEKIEAALRDTLKAPLQYEDQPLNEVINTLQEEYDIPIIFDNSALDEVAISPDTEITINLRNISLRSALNLILRQPGLEDLTYTIDEEVLLITTEEKANAALKVKVYPVADLVLPIQNLGLTGGMGGASGGGMMGGGMGGGMGGGMGGGMGGGMGGGMGGGGMGGGGGGMFNVGDDLATATEQEAPTTEVPTSPQSDASSSTLEKDSPTNWKQRFADEQIDAAEVRQIARDLMKQGQAAQAIDMIQAAIQNGQSQPWMYETLGIAMELEGRPKSDIERAVMSACDFSTSPEQLLLIAQYLSHINLDSRALEVYRQVAKLPGLHPEAFALGLRTAQRLEDQSGIRWATVGILENSWPSDQQVVYDTAHRVAKATLEAMEKNEDPLAAEYRSQLERALSRDVVIHVTWSGDADVDLIVEEPGGTVCSLQQPRTPGGGVCSGDLAAEGETPEKATSFTETYTCAQAFPGTYRARLRKIYGDVVADKVIVDIYKHYGTDRQVHERQHIEVQDGSDSMAVFELEDGRRLESLEDQQLELAVGRQQALSQQVLAQQLGGFSDPRLAPIRGGGRDNNLARRLALAGQIGAVGFQPIIQTLPDGVQMTATAVISADRRYVRVSAAPSFTGIGNVQTFSFASQVQGGGGGGGGIGGGGGGGI from the coding sequence ATGCGTAAGTATCCATTTATTGCAACTTGTTTGTCGATTCTGACGTCCTCCGTGATTGGTTCGACATGTCTCACGGCCACCGCTGCCGATTCGTCAAGAATGATCACCTACGAGCATGAGGGCCAAACGGCTTATGCCGTGAGCCTCATGGCTGACATGCCCGAGAAGGAAGTTTCTCAATCGGCAGTCGTGATCCTGTTTGATACGTCCGCCAGCCAACAAGGAGAGTATCGAGAAGCAGCGCTCGCGGCGCTGGATACACTGCTCTCAGGATTGCGGTCTACCGATCAAGTCGAACTCATGGGAGTTGATCTGGAAGTCAATCAGCTGACAAAAAACTTTGTTGCTCCCAAGAGCGCGGAAATGCAAGCTGCTGTCGATCTGCTTCGCAAGCAAGTCCCACTAGGTTCGACCGATATGGCAACGGCGCTCAGCAGCGCAGTTGAGCAACTAAAAACGACAGACGGCGTCCAACGCTCGATCGTTTATATTGGCGATGGTATCAGCACCGCCAATCTGCTCGACACGCCGACGCTGACAAAAACGGTTGACCAGTTGCGTTCTGCCCAAGCGAGTGTTTCTAGCTTTGCTGTTGGTCCTCGCTTTGATACTCAACTCTTGGCAGTCCTTGCCAACCAAAGTGGCGGCAACATCACGATTCAACAAAGCGAAGGGGACAATTTGCGGAACGCGCAATTGGCAGGCAAAGACCTGGTTGCAGCAGTTAATGGCAAGGTGATGTGGCCGACTGCTGCTCAGCTACCCCCGACAATGGGACAAAGCTATCCGTCCGCCATGCCTCCTCTAAGATCAGATCGCGACACGATCTTGGTGGGTACCACATCAGACAAGCTGCCGGCTTCGCTCGATTTCCAAGTTTCTACTGACAAGGAATCATTTTCTTGGAAGGCGACTCCTGAAGCGTCTTCCGAAGACAATGCGTTCTTGGTCGAAGTTGTCGAGATTGCCAAGCCTGATCAAGGCTTGTCTCTGCCTACGGTCGGTTCGGCAGGGCTTCGCGAAGTTGCCCGCTTGATTGGTGCTAGGCTCGACAGTTTTTCAAAAATTGCTGAGCGGGCGGCTGCTACGGGAGACCGTAAGTCGGCCAGCCGAATTGCCGAAGCAGTCCTACGGAGCGACCCGGGGAACGTGAAAGCTCGAACCGTGCAAAACTTTGTCGAGAGCGATGAGTTCGGCGAGTTTCCAGTCGAGGGTGAAGTTGTCTTCCCCGCGGAGGGAGAAGTCATCGTTTCCGAAGATAGCGGACTTCCTGTTGAAGGTGAAATTGTCACCTATCCAGGAGAATATGTCGACGAATCGGGCGTGCCTGTTTCGGGAGACATCAGTCTTGTGCAGCCATCTGAAGATCTTCTCGGTCCCATGTCCCGCGATGGCGAGTTTCTCGACCAAGTGGAACAAGAACGTCGCGTTTATGCCGAGATGCTCAGCAAGGAAATTCAGAACACCATCATCAACGCAAGAAGTCGCATGTCCTCAGATCCCCAGCGGACCATCCAAGACCTGAAATTGGCCTTGGAAAGCGTGCAGCGGGCTGTCGATCTGTCGCCTGAGAAACGGGCTGAACTGGTGGGCAAGTTGCAGTCGGCACTCAAAGAAGCGCGCCACCAAGCCTTCTTAAAAGATGAAATCGATCGAGAACGCGAAGAATCGCTTGCCGCAGCTCGTGAAAGCAGACTACTCCTTGATCGGCTAGAGCAACGCATCGAACGTCAAAAGCAGCTTATGGAACGTTTCAATGCACTCATTGACGAACATCGCTACCTGGAAGCCAAAGAAGTGGCACAGGTCGTCGAGGAGATTGATCCCAACGGCGTTACGCCGAGGGTTGCAAGTCTCTATGCAAGTTTCAAACGTCACCACTATTTGCAAAGTGTCGCCAGAGCCGCACGTTGGCAGGGATTCTTTGACACCATGTATCAGAATGAGCTTTCCGACATTCCCTTCCCAGACGATCCTCCAATCGTCTATCCGGATGCTGAAGAGTGGGAGGCCCTTACGGCACGTCGCAAGAAATGGGCAACTGCGGATCTGAGCGCGCGGAGCAAAGCTGAAGAAAAGATCGAGGCAGCATTGCGAGACACGCTCAAGGCTCCCTTGCAGTATGAAGATCAGCCACTCAATGAAGTGATCAACACCTTGCAGGAAGAGTACGACATTCCCATTATCTTCGACAATTCGGCATTGGATGAAGTTGCCATTAGCCCTGATACGGAAATCACGATCAACTTACGCAATATCTCGCTGCGGTCTGCTTTGAATCTGATCTTGCGTCAACCTGGACTCGAGGACCTCACCTATACGATCGACGAAGAAGTTCTGCTGATTACGACTGAAGAAAAGGCCAATGCGGCCCTCAAAGTGAAGGTCTATCCCGTGGCCGACTTGGTTCTCCCGATCCAGAACTTGGGGCTCACTGGCGGCATGGGAGGTGCAAGCGGCGGCGGCATGATGGGTGGCGGCATGGGTGGCGGCATGGGTGGCGGCATGGGTGGCGGCATGGGTGGCGGCATGGGCGGCGGCATGGGCGGCGGCGGCATGGGTGGCGGCGGTGGCGGCATGTTCAACGTCGGAGATGATCTGGCTACCGCAACTGAACAGGAAGCACCAACTACCGAAGTTCCTACTTCCCCTCAAAGCGATGCTAGTTCCAGCACGCTAGAAAAGGACTCTCCAACAAATTGGAAGCAACGTTTTGCAGACGAGCAGATCGATGCAGCCGAAGTCCGCCAAATAGCGCGTGACTTGATGAAGCAGGGGCAGGCTGCCCAGGCGATCGACATGATCCAGGCTGCAATACAGAATGGCCAATCTCAGCCGTGGATGTATGAAACGCTTGGAATCGCCATGGAGTTGGAAGGTCGACCCAAGAGCGATATCGAACGGGCCGTGATGTCGGCCTGTGATTTCAGTACCTCCCCAGAGCAACTATTGTTGATCGCTCAGTATCTGTCACATATCAACTTAGACTCGCGGGCGCTGGAGGTCTATCGACAGGTCGCAAAGTTGCCAGGGCTTCATCCCGAAGCGTTTGCCCTTGGCTTGCGCACCGCACAACGTCTGGAAGACCAATCTGGCATCCGCTGGGCAACGGTGGGAATCTTGGAGAATTCTTGGCCCAGCGATCAGCAAGTTGTCTACGACACGGCCCACCGAGTAGCTAAAGCAACTCTCGAAGCGATGGAGAAAAATGAAGACCCTCTTGCTGCCGAGTATCGCAGTCAGCTTGAGAGGGCGTTGTCACGTGATGTTGTTATTCATGTTACGTGGTCGGGAGATGCAGACGTCGATTTGATTGTCGAAGAACCGGGGGGTACCGTGTGCTCCCTGCAGCAACCCCGCACTCCTGGAGGAGGCGTATGCAGCGGCGATCTAGCTGCCGAGGGTGAAACCCCTGAAAAGGCCACCTCCTTTACAGAGACCTACACCTGTGCCCAGGCATTCCCAGGCACCTATCGCGCTCGTTTGCGAAAAATCTATGGCGATGTAGTTGCCGACAAAGTGATTGTGGATATCTACAAACACTACGGCACGGATCGTCAGGTCCATGAACGGCAACATATTGAGGTTCAAGATGGCAGCGATTCGATGGCAGTGTTCGAACTCGAAGATGGTCGTCGTCTTGAATCACTCGAGGATCAACAATTGGAACTGGCCGTAGGTCGACAGCAGGCGTTAAGCCAACAAGTATTGGCTCAGCAATTGGGTGGTTTTTCAGACCCTCGGCTTGCTCCCATCCGAGGTGGAGGTCGTGATAACAATTTGGCGCGGCGACTTGCCTTGGCTGGCCAGATCGGTGCTGTCGGTTTCCAGCCGATTATCCAAACGTTGCCTGATGGTGTGCAGATGACTGCGACGGCAGTGATTTCTGCCGACCGACGCTATGTGCGCGTTTCTGCTGCTCCTTCGTTTACGGGTATCGGCAACGTCCAGACTTTTAGCTTTGCATCTCAAGTGCAAGGTGGCGGCGGTGGTGGCGGCGGCATCGGCGGTGGTGGCGGCGGCGGGATTTAG
- the rph gene encoding ribonuclease PH — MPDRSENRSVDSLRPFRLDSNVPGAAAGKVLVSAGRTTILCTASIEDAVPPWLAGRGKGWVTAEYNMLPGSTSPRKQRDRGGKVDGRSSEIQRLIGRSLRGVVNLKALGERTITVDCDVLEADGGTRTASITGGYVALAEAIASLPEFHSGDLPFTDSIAAVSVGIVDGEPLLDLDYSEDVRADVDMNVVMTGSGRFVEVQGSGEEATFDKVQLYAMIDLAERGIAQLSQQQASHLSE, encoded by the coding sequence ATGCCAGATCGCTCCGAAAATCGTTCCGTTGACAGCCTGCGGCCATTTCGACTCGACAGCAATGTACCGGGTGCAGCTGCCGGCAAGGTGTTAGTGAGCGCAGGACGCACCACAATACTCTGCACGGCAAGCATCGAGGATGCAGTGCCTCCGTGGCTTGCAGGACGTGGTAAAGGATGGGTGACTGCCGAGTACAACATGTTGCCTGGCAGCACATCTCCCCGCAAACAGCGAGATCGGGGCGGGAAAGTCGATGGTCGTTCTTCCGAGATTCAGCGATTGATTGGCCGGAGTTTGCGCGGAGTAGTCAATTTAAAGGCATTGGGTGAACGCACTATCACCGTGGATTGCGATGTGCTAGAGGCCGATGGAGGAACTCGCACTGCCAGCATCACGGGAGGCTACGTTGCGCTGGCAGAAGCAATCGCCTCGCTCCCAGAGTTCCATTCAGGTGACTTGCCGTTTACAGATAGCATTGCTGCGGTAAGTGTTGGCATCGTCGACGGCGAACCCTTGCTGGACCTCGACTACAGCGAAGACGTTCGGGCCGATGTGGATATGAACGTCGTGATGACTGGAAGTGGCCGATTTGTCGAAGTCCAAGGATCGGGCGAAGAAGCGACCTTCGACAAGGTTCAACTCTATGCGATGATTGACCTAGCAGAGCGAGGTATCGCCCAGCTTAGCCAACAGCAAGCGTCCCACCTAAGTGAGTAG
- the argF gene encoding ornithine carbamoyltransferase, with the protein MRHLVTLRDVTTEEIQRIFALTADLKAKLQKGIREPILPGRVMALMFEKPSLRTRVSFEAGMAHMGGSSMMLGDDVGFGKRERVDDFSRVLSEYIDVLVMRCKQHSSVVEVAKYASCSVINGLTDSSHPCQALADLYTIDCHVKSLEQAKLAWVGDANNVARSLALACGKLGVHFAVATPPGYEFKEDFLADLNKECPGMNLTLTNDPTEAVRGASAVYTDVWASMGQEKEQQQRRKDFGPYQVNGKLMSAAPNEALFMHCLPARRGEEVTDEVMDSPNSVIVEQAGNRMHVQKGILAWLLAAQH; encoded by the coding sequence ATGCGACACCTGGTAACCCTTCGTGATGTGACCACCGAAGAAATCCAACGGATTTTCGCCCTGACGGCAGATCTCAAAGCCAAACTTCAAAAAGGCATTCGCGAACCCATCCTGCCGGGTCGTGTGATGGCCCTTATGTTTGAGAAACCTTCATTGCGCACTCGGGTAAGCTTCGAAGCTGGCATGGCCCATATGGGTGGCTCTTCGATGATGCTCGGGGACGACGTTGGTTTCGGCAAGCGGGAGCGCGTTGACGACTTCAGTCGGGTACTGAGCGAGTATATCGATGTGTTGGTGATGCGATGCAAACAGCACAGCAGTGTCGTGGAAGTGGCCAAATACGCTTCGTGCAGCGTCATCAATGGACTTACCGATTCTTCCCATCCTTGCCAGGCCTTGGCGGATTTGTACACGATTGATTGCCATGTGAAATCGCTTGAGCAGGCGAAGCTTGCTTGGGTTGGTGATGCCAACAATGTGGCTCGCAGCTTGGCACTCGCCTGTGGAAAACTGGGAGTCCACTTTGCTGTAGCGACACCACCTGGCTATGAATTTAAAGAGGACTTTCTCGCCGATCTGAACAAGGAATGTCCCGGCATGAACCTCACCCTTACTAATGATCCCACGGAAGCAGTACGCGGTGCTTCGGCTGTCTACACCGACGTCTGGGCGAGCATGGGCCAGGAGAAAGAGCAACAACAACGACGCAAAGATTTCGGCCCCTACCAGGTGAATGGCAAGCTGATGTCTGCTGCTCCCAACGAGGCCCTTTTCATGCACTGTTTGCCTGCTCGGCGTGGAGAAGAAGTTACCGATGAAGTGATGGACAGCCCCAACAGCGTTATCGTCGAACAGGCAGGCAATCGCATGCATGTGCAAAAGGGAATCTTGGCCTGGCTGCTTGCCGCGCAGCATTGA
- a CDS encoding aspartate aminotransferase family protein, translating into MSTAEQTHISPETLQLFDEYVIPNYGRYPLSLVRGEGSHVWDDQGTRYLDFFPGWGCNLLGHCPAPVVKAVQEQAARLIHVPNSWYMEAQGQWAKLLSDRSFGGQAFFCNSGTEANEAAIKLARLHSAPSKYKIISFEGSFHGRTYASVTATAQPKYHEGIGPLLPGFVYAPFGDLDAVAAKIDDETAAILVEPIQGEGGIRIPPEGFLSGLRKLADARGLLLIFDEVQAGCGRTGEWFAYQHFGVEPDIMTLAKSLCGGIAGGAMLAKKEIAESLRPGMHAATFGGNPIAARAGIATIEMIEEQGLLARANELGEGFRTQLAPLVDELPYVNELRICGLMIGLELSAPGAPIVQQCLDRGLLINCTQGNVIRLLPAMTLSDELMESGCEILANVLREHTP; encoded by the coding sequence GTGTCCACTGCCGAGCAAACCCACATTTCGCCTGAAACGTTACAGCTATTTGATGAGTACGTGATCCCGAACTACGGGCGATACCCGCTATCGCTCGTTCGTGGCGAAGGCTCGCATGTGTGGGATGACCAGGGTACTCGCTATCTTGATTTTTTCCCCGGGTGGGGATGCAACTTATTGGGGCATTGTCCTGCACCGGTTGTGAAAGCAGTTCAAGAGCAAGCAGCCCGACTAATCCATGTGCCGAATTCCTGGTACATGGAAGCCCAAGGCCAGTGGGCCAAGCTGCTTAGCGATCGCAGCTTTGGCGGACAGGCATTCTTCTGCAATTCAGGAACCGAGGCCAACGAAGCGGCAATCAAATTGGCCCGGCTCCATAGCGCTCCATCTAAGTACAAGATCATCTCCTTCGAGGGGAGCTTTCACGGCCGCACTTATGCTTCCGTGACCGCCACCGCCCAACCCAAGTATCACGAAGGGATCGGCCCGCTGCTGCCGGGATTTGTCTATGCACCGTTCGGCGATCTCGATGCCGTAGCCGCCAAGATCGATGACGAGACGGCGGCGATTCTGGTCGAGCCGATCCAAGGCGAAGGGGGAATTCGTATCCCACCCGAAGGATTCTTGTCGGGACTTCGAAAGTTGGCCGATGCGCGTGGCTTGCTGCTGATCTTCGACGAGGTTCAAGCCGGTTGCGGTCGGACGGGTGAGTGGTTTGCCTACCAGCATTTTGGCGTGGAGCCCGACATCATGACCCTAGCCAAGAGTCTCTGCGGTGGAATCGCGGGGGGGGCGATGCTGGCCAAGAAAGAGATCGCCGAAAGCCTGCGTCCAGGAATGCATGCCGCGACGTTCGGGGGCAACCCCATCGCGGCACGGGCCGGCATTGCCACGATTGAGATGATCGAAGAACAAGGACTCCTCGCGCGGGCGAATGAACTGGGTGAGGGCTTTCGCACTCAACTCGCTCCGTTGGTGGACGAACTTCCCTATGTCAACGAACTGCGAATCTGCGGCCTGATGATCGGGCTGGAACTCAGCGCACCTGGAGCACCCATCGTGCAACAATGCCTGGACCGAGGATTACTCATCAATTGCACTCAAGGCAACGTCATCCGCTTGCTGCCAGCAATGACACTCAGCGATGAACTAATGGAAAGCGGCTGCGAGATTCTTGCCAATGTACTGCGTGAGCATACTCCTTAG